CATCAATCATCTGCCGCAAGTTTGGCGAGGCCCAGGCTTCCACCCACAGGTTGCCGGAGTAGATGCGCTTCAGCTTCAAGGTGATTGAGGTGAACACGCCCAGCACGCCCACGCCGCTGATCATGGCGTAAAACAAATCGTCGTCGGGCGTGCAGGTGATTTCTTCGCCGGTCGGCAGTAACGCGGTGAACTCAAGGACGTGCTCGCCGATTGGCCCGGCGACGTAGTTGTTCTTGCCGTGAATGTTCATGCCGAGACAGCCGCCGAGGGTGGGGAACATGGTTCCGGGAACAACCGGCGGCCACCACCCATCCTCTAACGTGTGCTCCCACAAGCGTTGAATCGTCACACCCGGTTCAACTTTGATCACCCCCGTCTCCGGATTCCACTCCAGAATCCGATTCATGCGTTGCAGGTCGAGGACGATTTGGCCGCCGTTGAGAGAAGCGTCGACGTAACTGCGCCCCGCCCCGCGCAAGCCGAGGCTGAAACCGCTTTGCGCCGCCTGCCGAAACAGTCCGGCGATTTGCTCAACGTGAGTTGGACGGTAGAGGTAAGCGGGACTGCCGAGCGAGCGGCCAAAGTTTTGCAGAAGCGTCAGACGATCAAGAGAGGGAAAGGACATGAAGGCGATGATGGATGATGGACGACACACAACTGACAACGGTCGTCAACCGTCTGTCGTCCGTCGTCTAAATAGATAGCCGCCGGAAGATGAACGACGGGATGTGGCGGATGACGAACATCATCAGCCCCCAGCGGGCCGGGATGTAAATGGACTGCTTGCGGCGCTTGATGGCCGACCAAACGTCGGCGGCGACTTGCTCAGCCGAGATGACCCACATTCTGCGCTTGACGCCTTTGAGCATGTCGGTATCAACCATACCCGGTTTGACTGTAAGCACATGCACGCCTTTGCGCGACAGACGATTACGCAAGCCTTCGAGATAGGTGGTGAGCGCCGCTTTGCTGGAGTTGTAAACGGGGTTGATGACGCGCCCGCGATCCCCGGCCACCGACGAGATGCCTATAATGTGGCCGCCGCCCGTTCGTTCAAACATCGTCGCCGCCTGATCCAGCCAGGCCATCGCGCCCAGCACATTCACCTCAATCATCGCCTTGTCTTTCTCGAAGTTGAACTCCGAGAGGCCGGCGGGCGGCATTACGCCTGAGGCATATACAACAACGTCAATACGACCCAGGTCACGCAGGATAGATTGAAAGAGCGGCTGGGCTTGATCGAATTGAGTCACGTCATGTGGATAGGCGAAAGCGCGGCGCTGGTCGAGTTGAGTGTTGATCGCATCGCAAATCTGGTGGAGGCGGTCGGCGCGACGGGCGACGAGGGCCACGGCGTAGCCCTCGCGGGCCAGGCGGCGGGCCACTGCCTCGCCAATGCCCGACGACGCGCCGACGACGATTGCGCCTTGTGTGGGTTGAAGGGTTGAAGAGTTTGAGGCCATGATGGATAAAGACAAAACAGAAGCTTTCACCGCAAAGACGCAAAGAGCGCAAAGTTTTCTTCGCGTTCTTTGCGCCTTCGCGGTTCAAGTCACATAGTCACATCACATCCGGCGCCTGAATGTTGAGCAGGCGCAGAGCATTGGCCAGCGTTTGCCGCGCGGCGGCCACCAGCCGCAGGCGGGCGTTCTTCACCTGCTCGCTCTCGGCTTGCAGAACCGGCGTGCTGTGATAAAAACTGTGGAAGGTCTTGGCAAGTTCGTAAGCGTAGCTCGCCATGTGCAATGGCTTGTATTCCTGCGCCGCCAATTGCACCGTAGCCGGGAAACGCGAAAGCAGATCGATTAGCTCCGCCTCATGCTGGGTGAGCGGATAATCAAACAAAGCCGAAGACGGTGGAACGTTCTCAGCTTTCTTCAAGATGCTGTTCGCCCGGACGTAAGCATTTTGGATGTAAGGTGCGGTCTTGCCATCAAAGTTGAGCACCTCTTCCCACTTGAAGACAATGTCACGCGAATTATCCACTTCCAGCATGGCGTAGACAATTGCGCCCTGCCCCACCTTGCGCGCCACGCCGTTGCGCTGTTCCTCGGAAAGGTCGGGATTCTTCTCGGCGATGATGGCCTGCACTCGCCGGTACGCCTCGTCGGCGACATCGGTGAAATAGACAACGTTGCCTTTGCGCGACGACATGGCGCCTTCCGGCAGTGTCACCACGCCGTAAGCCAAGTGATGGCATTTGGCCGCCTGCGGAAAACCCCACAGCTCGAGAATTTTAAAAGCTTGCTGTAGATGCAGGCTCTGCCGGCTGTCTACCACATAGATTGAGCGGTCAACGTGATACTTCTCAAACTTTTGCTTGGCCAGCGCCAGGTCCTTGGTCAGGTAAAGTGTCGTGCCGTCGCTCCGCAAGATAACGCCCGTCCGATACTTTTCCTTCTTCAGGCCCAACTTCTCGTCAATCTTCACTATCACCGGGCCGCCCGTGGGCCGCTCGTCATCACCAATGCCGCGCTCGATCAATTCCTTCACAATCTCTTTGCCGGGCAGGCTGGCTTCGCTCTCGAAGAAGAACACATCAATCTTGATGCCCAACATCTTCAGAATGTCGTCCAGTTCGTCCAGGCTCCACTGGCGTGTCATCCGCCACAACTCTCGAATCTCAGGATCACCCGCGTCCCACAGTCGGTATACGTCGCGCCGCTCGGCGTCGTAGACCTCGCGTTGCGCCTTCTCTTCCGCTGTTTCATTCTCCTTTAGAGTCACCAGTGCATTGGCTTCAGTGTAAATCTTGGCCAGCCAGCGCCCGCGCTCGTGCACGCCTTGCGGCTCCTGGCCGCGATAAAACTTGCGATACGCCCAAACGCAGGTGAGCACGCCCAACCCTTCGTCGCCTGGATACGAAGCCCGAACCGTGTCGAACCCAGCGAACTCCACCAGCCGGGCCAGGGCTTCACCTAACAAGGCATTGCGCGCATGGCCGATGTGAAACGAGTGATGGGTGTTCGGTTGGGCATACTCCACCATCACCCGCTCGCCCTTCGGCGCTCCACGACCAAAATCGTTGCCCCCGACAACGGCGGCTTCCACCACGCGGGCGGCGTAAGTGGCCGTATCAAAATAAAAGTTGACGTAGGCTTTGTCGGCGGCCACACGCGAAAAACCGGCGAGCGCACCCAACTGTTCAGTCACCAGCGCCGCCAACTCCTGCGCCCGCGCCGGAACGTTCACCTTCTTACCTGAGCGCGCCTCGGCGGCGGCGGCCTGAAAGCAAACGTTCGTGCCGATGCCCCACTGCCCGGCAAACGGAGTCGGTTGCCACTTCACCTCGCCCGCGCCGGAAATGCCCAGCCCGGCCAGGATGCCGGTAATTTTGTCCCCAATAGTTGCCAGATCACTTTCAAACATTGCTACTCCAAGATAGAAACACCGAGTGGTTCACTCGGTGCATTGCCAAAATTGTAACATGAATGGCCTCACACCCTGTATAATTCAATCCCGACGAAAAGGAGCGCACATGCCCGACCGCAAAGAATTGATTCTCAAACGACTGGCTGAGGAGGGCGCAAAGACCGTCACCTTTTTCAAAGGGTTGGCCGACTCACAATGGGGGCAACAGGTGTACACCACCGGCCCGGAATGGCGCATCCGCGAATTGTTGGCGCACTTCGTGAGCGCCGAGCGGACGTTTGTGTTGTACGGCCACGACATTCTGGCTGGCGGCTCCGGTGCGCCCGAAGATTTTGTGATTGACGAGTTCAACGCGACCCAGGTGAGCGGGCTAAAAGAGGCGACGACGGCTAACCTGATTCAGCAGTTTGAAGCCGCCCGGACCGAGATCGTCGAAATCGCTCAAAGCATGGCCGACGCCGACTTCGACCGGGTTGGCCGCCACCCCTGGTTTGGCCGGGTTCCGCTGGAGAACATGCTCAAGCTCATCTATCGCCACAACATGATCCACCAGCG
The window above is part of the Chloroflexota bacterium genome. Proteins encoded here:
- a CDS encoding SDR family NAD(P)-dependent oxidoreductase; the encoded protein is MASNSSTLQPTQGAIVVGASSGIGEAVARRLAREGYAVALVARRADRLHQICDAINTQLDQRRAFAYPHDVTQFDQAQPLFQSILRDLGRIDVVVYASGVMPPAGLSEFNFEKDKAMIEVNVLGAMAWLDQAATMFERTGGGHIIGISSVAGDRGRVINPVYNSSKAALTTYLEGLRNRLSRKGVHVLTVKPGMVDTDMLKGVKRRMWVISAEQVAADVWSAIKRRKQSIYIPARWGLMMFVIRHIPSFIFRRLSI
- the argS gene encoding arginine--tRNA ligase; amino-acid sequence: MFESDLATIGDKITGILAGLGISGAGEVKWQPTPFAGQWGIGTNVCFQAAAAEARSGKKVNVPARAQELAALVTEQLGALAGFSRVAADKAYVNFYFDTATYAARVVEAAVVGGNDFGRGAPKGERVMVEYAQPNTHHSFHIGHARNALLGEALARLVEFAGFDTVRASYPGDEGLGVLTCVWAYRKFYRGQEPQGVHERGRWLAKIYTEANALVTLKENETAEEKAQREVYDAERRDVYRLWDAGDPEIRELWRMTRQWSLDELDDILKMLGIKIDVFFFESEASLPGKEIVKELIERGIGDDERPTGGPVIVKIDEKLGLKKEKYRTGVILRSDGTTLYLTKDLALAKQKFEKYHVDRSIYVVDSRQSLHLQQAFKILELWGFPQAAKCHHLAYGVVTLPEGAMSSRKGNVVYFTDVADEAYRRVQAIIAEKNPDLSEEQRNGVARKVGQGAIVYAMLEVDNSRDIVFKWEEVLNFDGKTAPYIQNAYVRANSILKKAENVPPSSALFDYPLTQHEAELIDLLSRFPATVQLAAQEYKPLHMASYAYELAKTFHSFYHSTPVLQAESEQVKNARLRLVAAARQTLANALRLLNIQAPDVM
- a CDS encoding DinB family protein, with the protein product MPDRKELILKRLAEEGAKTVTFFKGLADSQWGQQVYTTGPEWRIRELLAHFVSAERTFVLYGHDILAGGSGAPEDFVIDEFNATQVSGLKEATTANLIQQFEAARTEIVEIAQSMADADFDRVGRHPWFGRVPLENMLKLIYRHNMIHQRDIAKALETGQPVPHVDVAPPTAS